In Brassica napus cultivar Da-Ae chromosome A3, Da-Ae, whole genome shotgun sequence, the sequence AATGGTAGTAGTAACCGAATGTCGTCAGTCCAACTCAACCAGACTAGTAGAGGAAGTGATAATCCCATGTGATTAGATTATTGAAACAATGAAATGTTCGATGTGTTCGCAACAGAGGggacacaaaacaaaaataataaggTAGTTAAATTTTGCACTATGTTTTCCTGATATATTTCTATACAAGTTAAACGTTAACTCGTGGAATTTATGAATTAGCATATTAGCCTTCATGTGTTTTGAATTTTGTCATCTGTGTatgcatagcttcttcataggATTTAGCAACACTAAATACTCATATATGATACGTGGTTTAGTTTATTTAGGTCTTTTTGTAGATTAATTAAGTGActagaaaaaaattgtataaacatttaaaaagagAAGCTAAACAAATTCAGATTCATCATGAGATAACATGATAATGTGAAATGATTGCAATCTATTAACTATACTAGGTTAACTGAGGAAGTAAATATGAGATTATGCTTCTATTTGATGCGCAGTACTGTAGAACTCAAGTGGTGGATGTAGCTAGATTTGATGATAATTTGTAACCATTAGTCAAGATTTAACTAAATCCATAAATCCAATTACCCAAATAATACACCTAACATTATTGTATTAATGTCATCTGAGTCTGACAAATATTTGACtcaaatatcaaatagaaaTTCATTGCGAATGGGTTTGAGCTCACAGCTCCTATTAGCTAGCATAGTAGGTCGCATTTAAACTTAAGGTGTTATTAGTTAGTACCACAAATGTATGTTAATGCTATCGTcgttaatgtatgttaaactcaaACAAATGTATCACATTGACCAATGCAAATGTTACTATACAGTACACATAAATGATACATGCAGATATATAAAAATGGGGAATTATAAATAGACGAAGGAGGAAGAGAAAATAGTTAATTAGGAATAATAGAGACAAAAAGtttgtaaataataatagtGTGTACGATCTTCTTTGATTGATTAGAGTAAAAAGGCTACCGATCCAATGCTCTGTCACTCTGTCATAGTGTCATATATCATCATACTTTCTGCGAAAAGCTTCCATGTCGATCTCTAGCTATTatgcatcatatatatattgtttatttcaAAGTTTGTCATATATTAACaaccctttctcaaaaaaaaaaaagtttgccaTATATTTTGATGTACACTCTTCACTGTCAGTACACTAgtctatttttgttgttgtctacGAGTTATATCGAAactcattaatattttttgttaaaactatAACGATGACAACTCATTAGACATGCTTGCAACTgcacaatttataaaaatgtatgtttcatgattaacttttttttataagattgtctgatgaaaaaataaactgaaaataTACTACATTAATGAAACTGAATTGTATTTTCGATTGCAAATCTCTAAAAACGAGTGTAGGTCTTATATATGCAGTATATTAGTGGTTGTTATTAGAAAATGACATTTATAACGTTACTAAAAGAATTTGGCAAGAATATGCACCATTTGGTGAGGTTGCGGTTGATCACACACTGAATTCTGATCTTATGGCACCAACGGCTCTGGTTTTACTTGTCGAGTTTTCACCTTGGGCGACTTTAGTGTGGTTTACGAATAGCTTTGTAATCTTGTTTTTTAGTGATAGAATTATGTGGTTTATGAGACGTTATATTCCGAGTTTTGGGAAGTACTTGTTTTTGCAATGGTGAAAAATACAATAATGTATTTTAGGTTGTGTTAAATCCGTATGAGAAATCATCTAGTGAGTGTTCTAGGTTGTTGCTAAGAGGCATTGTtgtatatatgataaaaatgatGTGATCAAAAATTTTATACCAATTTATCGATAAATGAAATAGTCGATATTtgaattaagaaaagaaaatttttttgGCAAGAATAAAAACAGTTTgggttggaaaaaaaaagatggactGATGTTGGTTATGTATACGCATTCTCCCCGTTGCCTTTACGTTCGACAAGCTACAAAGCCCACGAGCCCCTCTCAAAATTAATCTATTTTcacttttttaaataaaactataaatatatgtatgtggatttcaaaattttcccGATCTTAATTACTTTCGTCACagaaatatgtattatttccCGCAATAATTTGTGTACTTTCCAATAATATTACATCTTCGATGTAAACCTGTAAAATAATTCGATTATTAGTAGaggattaatttatttaatttaataaaaaaaagatttaactGTTTTTTGCTAGTGACTATAAGTTAACGAAAGTCCGAAACTTGCAAAATCTTCTATCTGCTGGATCGAGAAGAGTGTTTAAACTTTGGAGCTCTCTCTTTAAGTCTCTCGCATTCGATTCGAATCCCACCTTTGATTTTGTTCCCGTTAGCTGCCGAAGCTTGTCTCCGTCGGTGAGTTTTGCAATGGAGAAAGTTGCTTCTCTCCGGTAAGCACTCTACTTCCCTTAACCGGATTGGTTTACTCTCTCCCAGTGTCGTCCGTTGCATTCTACTGCGCTCAATTGAACCCAATCGATAAGCTTTAGGGTTTCGCTTGTGGAACGGTGTGTTcaattcttagttttttttttttttttggcaattcaTCATAATAGGGTCTGATGTTTTGTCATCTGTTAGGTGCCAAAGTAAAGAACTTTGTGTGAATTGAGCTGCTTTTTCCCTCGAGAAATGGTTCTACATGTTATGTTGGGTGAACTTGTAAGTTTGAATATGAGCAATGGAGTTGGGGAAGGTGGAAGAAGTCAGAGCAGAGAATCACACGGCAAGAGAAGAGAGCTTTTTCAAAGCAATGATTTCGCGTACGCCTTAGCGAGAATGGCTGTGGCTCAGATTTGCGAGAATGTAGAGGTTAATGTGTCTCAGAAGGGGGTTAGGTTTAGTTCTTTTCAAGAATCTGCTCTTGATACGCTAACCTGCGTAGCGGTTCAGTATATCCAGAGCATTGGGAAGTCTGCTCAGGTTTATGCTAACGTGGCCGGTAGAGTAGAGGGTAATTCTCTGGACATTGTTCAGGCATTAGAGGATTTGGGATCTGGTTCTGGTGTTTCAGACGGTGAGTGTTGTCTTGGTGATTTTGGTATAGTCAAGGATGTTATTCGTTATACaggagaagaggaggaggtgccGTTTGTTTATGATCTTCCCCGTTTCCCGATTAATAAAGAGAAAAGAGGTGCTCCTAGTTTCTCTGAGGTTGGAGCAGAACCTCCATATGAACACATCCCTGTTTGGCTTCCTGCATTTCCCGAAACTAATGTAGGCACAATCGAAGGAAATGGGCCATCTTTACCGAGTATACAGCATTCTTTCAATGGTGGTGGGTTAGAAGTACTCAAATCTCCAAAGAGTGCTCGAAATTCAacacaaggagaagaagaaatggaAGGTAATCCGTTTCTTGCCGCACCTCTTCggtttgtagagaatgaagtgtCACCTGTGGTCCGCCTTCTGGAGCTTTCAAATGAAGTTGTTGGCATCAATCACGTTTCTGATAAGCATACAAGCAACAACAACAGTCACATCCCAGTTCTTGAGACATCTACTCCATGTGATGATATCAACAACAAGAACAAATTATCTGAATCAGAGGATGGAAAGAAGAAAGGTGGTGCAAGACCACAGCAAACTTTGTTGTGTTTCAAGATTGGGACTTTAAAGAGACCTTCGTGTTTGGCAATAAAGGGGAGCGTCCAGGGACGTCGGTGGTTTCAAGAAGGTGAAGTCAAGAGGGAGAAGAAGTCAGAAACCGAAGAAAATGGTGAAAGATTTGACTTGGCAAATCTCGGCCCAGATGTTGTTATATAGGTATTGTCAGATGCTTTTAGCATCCTGAGAATAAAAAGATGATTGCTTGGCCTTTAACTTAGTTTATTATGATTAACCAATTCATATGCTCTAGCACttgttatttattaattagacctatatatatatgctgGTTACACAAACAAGTAGGAAGAGAACAGGCAAAAGGGTTTTGTTGAAAACCCAGAAACCAAGGGTTCTCTTCCTCTGTAAGATTCATTCATTTACAATTCTAAGTGATACCAATAAAAATTAACAGAAGCAAACTTCATTAACCAAGTCTCTGAAAATCATCCTCTCAATATCTAACACTATCCCTGGGGTCTCACCTTCAAACGCCTTTAAGTTCATGCCGTGACATTGCAGGTCGTTCCATATGAGGTCCTCCTTGTCGTCCTCCAAGATACACTGTGAGTTGTTCTCTTGTAGCCTATCAATCTCCAAACACAGCGTCTTCAGAAGTTGCTCCCCTTTTGATATATTCTCCATTGTTGAAATTGGATTTGCAGTTAGCTGTGGTTTGGTACAGCCTTCTGCAGTGAACCGCTGAGCTAGAATTTCATTAACGGTATCGAAGATGAGTTTTCTCCTGATTATCTCTGTCGGATCTGTCTGATGTTGTCTTAATCCCATGCCCTTGTTCTGTTCCAGGATGAAGAAGAGTCCAGGGTTGATGGGGAGACGTGCTTTGTTTAGCTGAATGCTTATCATACTGTATTCAAGATCTCTTAGAAGCCCTGATGCCAACAATATCTCCGAGATGTACTTGTGGTCGCCGCTTGCATCTTCTTCAGAGAAGCATTTGAGGAGTTCAGAGTCTGGCTGCGTTGGACCTCGGTTATTCTCAGGCAATATTATCGATCTGCAGACGCTCGCAGGCTTCTTTATCCACACAGATTCTTCAGAACGCAGAGCATCGTCCTCTGGTAagataacaaagaaaaaaaaatgagagcATCACTCAAACCAACACCTTGTGAATCCACCATGTAGTTAATTGCTACGTTATATGAATTGGTCAGTAATCAGTCTGAAGATTGTTCTTTTGCAAGTGCCTTACCTTTAAAACTAAGGGATATCTTCCTCACAGGGGATGGTGAATCCTCTTCATCGAAGGCTGCATCAAGAACTGAAACAGGGCTCGGTTGTTCAACGGTAACTTTCAGAGGTTTAAGAGATGGTCTGTCTTGTCTGATTCCAAAGTCTGGACTCTGCATTAGTCAACAGAAGAGGTTCAGTTATATTGATACTAATGAATTAAATTGTGAAATGAAGATTATGTTTCCTACCTTTTGATTTGGGGTGTGCAGCTCTGGGAAGCCACAGTTTCTCTCCAACCGATGTCTGCTTGTAACCTCGATGTCAGCACTCGATCCCAAGCTTATGCTGCTGTCAGTTCTTAAACTTCTCAAGTCACTGCTTGCATGGCCTAATCGTTCATCAGGCTGCTGAAGAGTACTACGAGGTTTTATCCCCTGTTTCCTTCTCGGTGAGACTGACTCCATTTGCTGTCTACCGAGCTGCCTTTGGATCTTGCCTGGCTCTGATTTTGGAGTAGTGGGTGGGGACTGCCTCTCAAACCCGAGCTTTTTGGGCTGCCTTCTTGGGCTAACGCTTTGCTGTTGGCTCCTACCTGACTTGGTCATTGAGCTAGAATCCGCCACTAAAACTTGCCTCGACCTCAATGTTTTTGGGCTAGTGCTCTTGGTCGATTCTTGTTGGCTCTTGTAAAGGCCTGGCCGTGGGGTTAAATCCATTGCGTTCTGCTTCCCCGAGGTGACTTTTCGAATTTGTCTGGGGTTGCCAACATTGACATTTGGCAGTGAAGTGGAAACTGGAGCTGCAGGTTTCATTACAACGATCGATGAAGGTCTGAAGTTCATGGCTGGACTTGTTGCTGGTGGAACTGGCTGCTGTGTTCTGTTATCTTTGCTTCCATCCATCAACTGCTGCGTCTTCTCCATAGCCTCAAGTATTTGCTTAAGAGCTCTGAGATCTTTCCCCGCCTTTTTGAACTCCAACTGCGTAAGCCTCTTCTGAATTTCGCCGTAAACTGTCAGTGCAGCGTCTCCTGCTTTCATTTGCTTCCATGGAGCTGGTTCCAATGGAAACTTAGAAGCAGCAGGTAGCTTCTTGATTGAGCCAACGCTTCTAGATCTCCCTAGAGATGTTGGTTCTACTCGGGACATTGGCCTTGGGGAGTCGCAAAACCGGTTCTCGTTTCTCTGCTCGGTATCGAAGTTGTCTGCAATGACTTCAAGTCCCATCAGTTTGGCCACCACGCTTGAGTTTGATCTCCTGTGACTCATTGTTACCGGTTCCTCTGGTGGACAACTTGATCTACTATCCAATGACAACCTCGGTGTCTCTTTCAACTTGGAGCCTGTCTTGTTTCTCATCTCCCTCTCATCATATGAAAAGCGAGGACTCTCCCTGAGCCTAGCAGCCATTCCTCTACCTTCATTCCACTCACTAGAACTCCGAGATGGTGATCTCAATGATGCTTCTTTGAGAAGCATCATGCTAGCTCTAGCTGAATTTGGCTGCTGCTGATGCTGAGTGAACGCTGCTGTCGTTTCGTCACGTCTGCTTCTCACTTCTCTATTAATAGAGCCTTTCACAAGCTCCTTTATATCAAACGGCATCATCGGTCCAGCATTGAGCTGTTCTCTGGTCAGATTCTCACCAGGCTGATCGAATTGAGAAGTTGCGGTACTGATTTCTGCAGAAGAGAAGCTGGAGGAGCGTGGAGAAGAGGAAAACGAAGGCCGTGAAGAAGATTCAGAAGAGACTCTATGCTTATCCTTCACTgcagacttcttcttcttcttcttggtaaTCCTCTCCTGCAATTCCCATTAAAGTGTCTGTTTTATTAGCTATTTTTTTCTCAGagatgaaacaaaataataaaagggTTTAAGATTCTTACCGTTTCTTTATCACTTTCCATGTTAATTTCACTGACAAGATCTTTTCTTTCTCCTGCAAAATGAGCACCCTTGTTCTTAGCTATGAACCAGTAGTTTTTGGTTCCAAGTGAGACTACTCTGTTTCTTTGGTGGTCCTAAACATCAAACTGAGATTtagtaagagagagagagagaatttaAGATACCTGAAGGCAAAGACTTTTCTACATGGCCGGAGACTGGTCTCGCCGGATAATGTTGCCGGTAAAACACTTGAAGGATCCCATTCATGCATCCAAACTGTTTATTTAGATTTGGATTCTCATCTGACAAGTTATACAGAAGTTTTGCAgacatatcttcttcttctcaaaaaggataactaaataaaaacgaaatttcaCAATCTTTCATATACTCTGCTTTTGCAGTTAccaatttcttcttcttcttaatctGTTATAGATTTAACGGTTCTTTTTTTCGTGTTtcaggagaagaagaaatgaaGAAAGTGACAAGAAGAAGCCAACATTAAGGACAACCTATAGCTTCTTGTGAAGTTATGACCAGACAACAGATTAGCTTCTTTCGTTTTTTGCTTTGGAGGCTaccttgaagaagaaagaaggaaaGGGAAAAAGAAAGAGTTTCTATCGGTTATTCTGAAGAAAAAAGAGGTTTCTATCTTTAAAGGCACATACAACTGTCAAAGGGAGCTTTGAGCCTTTGAACCATATATAATGTAATGAATGTACATGTGTTCACATGAAAGTTTAGACATGTGAGAACTTTATTTCTTTAGTATATTATACCTACTAATCTTATATTCTTTTATTGTTTAAGAGCTCTGAAAAATTCTGCTTGGCACATGAAGAGGAATCTGGTTCATCTCTTAAGATGAAAGTTATGCACATGAGAGCATAAGGCTTActtattatacaaaaaaaaaaattaaatgattttgAAGTTCTAAAATTTTTGGTTATACTTTGGATATATTATATGCAATGTTATGTTCACTTTGTATGTTTGTTGATTCATCTTAATGTGCTGGTGTAAATTAGTTAGCCGATATTCAgcagaaaacaaaaagagttagTTGATGCAtagtttaataataataatccaaTATTAGTTAAAATTCAATATTGTGAAAAAcgtattttaaaaaactatcTCAGCAgtcatttaacatttttaatcaattagACTTTGATATTATTCACTATTATGTTATATGTAGTTAACTATATTTTCAGAGCATGAAATTTCTGATATATCAgataacattttatattttaatcaccAAATGCTATTTTGGTTTGATCTCTTAGTAATAACAGTACGAAAgatatatagttttatgtatGAGTTATTATTAGCTGATTTTTCCTTACACATCCATGTGAACAAAATAATGAAGGTGGGTCATTCTCAGTCTTGGTGGCCCTTTACATCTGCATGTGGAGTTTGTCAGAAACACACAGcatattttaagaaataaatCTATTTATCTAAAAGGATAAGAGAAATTATTATAATGGCAgcataaaatcaaaataaattattatgagAGGAAGTGGATTGGTGAACTGGACGAAAGCTTGCATGGTCTGAGATTGGTGGGTCTTACAGGTAATTGTTCAACCATAGATTTTTGTccttatttattgtttttgccGAGGAACAAAGATAATATTTAAggattgaaaataatttatatggaatactattgtttttttgaatcttaaataatattattgttgATGTAGAGATTTCAATAGTTACCGAGAGAGTGATGCGTAATAATGTATATGGACGTAAAACTGGTAGAGCAAAATGATGAATTGAACTAATGAATCGTAGGTATATGTAGTGAATGATGATCTATGTCAACTTtgaaaaaaaagggaaaagatCTATGTTTTGTGGACATTCCACGAGTATTATCAACAGTTCATTGCTTTCTGGTTATTAACAAATCAGTTTGTTGCTTATGTTTTAAATTCATAGCATAAGATGATGTGAATTATTATATTGCAGGTTAAAGAATATGGCGTATAAAATGAGGTAGATAAGCATTATATATTAAAGTCGTCGTCTgttagtttttgttttctttgatttGAGGGTTTATGTCCCTAGATGTTCTAATCACAGAACCATGTGGGCATATCACGTGCTTTGTTCCACAATGTGCTGTGAAGGTGGGGCTCGTGACATcttaatctatttaatttattttttctttattttaaaaagaaatttcttTAGCTCacatgaaaacaaatttaattgatttgaCACTGAAAGTACCAAGGAATATACTATTTATTCATGAGTATTAATTAGTTTTGGTTTCAAATATCGTAACAATCAATATCAATCGcgctacttcttcttctttttcttttattcttttgttGTAAATttccaatatttttgtttataaacgtGTTTTcatgatattttag encodes:
- the LOC106438920 gene encoding uncharacterized protein LOC106438920; this encodes MVLHVMLGELVSLNMSNGVGEGGRSQSRESHGKRRELFQSNDFAYALARMAVAQICENVEVNVSQKGVRFSSFQESALDTLTCVAVQYIQSIGKSAQVYANVAGRVEGNSLDIVQALEDLGSGSGVSDGECCLGDFGIVKDVIRYTGEEEEVPFVYDLPRFPINKEKRGAPSFSEVGAEPPYEHIPVWLPAFPETNVGTIEGNGPSLPSIQHSFNGGGLEVLKSPKSARNSTQGEEEMEGNPFLAAPLRFVENEVSPVVRLLELSNEVVGINHVSDKHTSNNNSHIPVLETSTPCDDINNKNKLSESEDGKKKGGARPQQTLLCFKIGTLKRPSCLAIKGSVQGRRWFQEGEVKREKKSETEENGERFDLANLGPDVVI
- the LOC106438919 gene encoding protein LONGIFOLIA 2-like; this translates as MSAKLLYNLSDENPNLNKQFGCMNGILQVFYRQHYPARPVSGHVEKSLPSGERKDLVSEINMESDKETERITKKKKKKSAVKDKHRVSSESSSRPSFSSSPRSSSFSSAEISTATSQFDQPGENLTREQLNAGPMMPFDIKELVKGSINREVRSRRDETTAAFTQHQQQPNSARASMMLLKEASLRSPSRSSSEWNEGRGMAARLRESPRFSYDEREMRNKTGSKLKETPRLSLDSRSSCPPEEPVTMSHRRSNSSVVAKLMGLEVIADNFDTEQRNENRFCDSPRPMSRVEPTSLGRSRSVGSIKKLPAASKFPLEPAPWKQMKAGDAALTVYGEIQKRLTQLEFKKAGKDLRALKQILEAMEKTQQLMDGSKDNRTQQPVPPATSPAMNFRPSSIVVMKPAAPVSTSLPNVNVGNPRQIRKVTSGKQNAMDLTPRPGLYKSQQESTKSTSPKTLRSRQVLVADSSSMTKSGRSQQQSVSPRRQPKKLGFERQSPPTTPKSEPGKIQRQLGRQQMESVSPRRKQGIKPRSTLQQPDERLGHASSDLRSLRTDSSISLGSSADIEVTSRHRLERNCGFPELHTPNQKSPDFGIRQDRPSLKPLKVTVEQPSPVSVLDAAFDEEDSPSPVRKISLSFKEDDALRSEESVWIKKPASVCRSIILPENNRGPTQPDSELLKCFSEEDASGDHKYISEILLASGLLRDLEYSMISIQLNKARLPINPGLFFILEQNKGMGLRQHQTDPTEIIRRKLIFDTVNEILAQRFTAEGCTKPQLTANPISTMENISKGEQLLKTLCLEIDRLQENNSQCILEDDKEDLIWNDLQCHGMNLKAFEGETPGIVLDIERMIFRDLVNEVCFC